The following proteins are encoded in a genomic region of Candidatus Eisenbacteria bacterium:
- a CDS encoding proline dehydrogenase translates to MGSILDRMVVGVLPAVPKPIVRHFSRPYIAGAGTEDAVRCVNGLNAGGAMATLDILGEHIFRTEEADRARDGYLRLLETIVREKLDSNVSVKLTQLGLKLGVEECFGRIQEVVQRGSDAGIFVRLDMEDSSCTDETLEIHRRLRERFSNVGVVIQSMLRRSLKDTERLAKSGANIRLCKGIYVEPRAVAYQDREIINRSFIACLDVLLRADCYVGIATHDERLVFEALRLIQRHGVRRDRYEFQMLLGVDVDLRKILIDGGERLRVYVPFGE, encoded by the coding sequence ATGGGGTCGATCCTGGATCGAATGGTTGTGGGAGTCCTGCCGGCCGTGCCCAAGCCGATCGTCCGTCACTTCAGCCGCCCCTACATCGCCGGCGCGGGGACCGAGGACGCGGTGCGGTGTGTCAACGGCCTCAACGCGGGCGGCGCGATGGCCACGCTGGACATCCTCGGCGAGCACATCTTCAGGACGGAGGAGGCGGATCGTGCCCGCGACGGTTACCTGAGACTGCTCGAGACGATCGTTCGCGAGAAGCTCGACTCGAACGTCTCGGTCAAGCTGACGCAGCTTGGGTTGAAGCTCGGGGTGGAGGAATGCTTCGGGAGGATCCAGGAGGTTGTGCAGAGGGGCTCCGATGCGGGCATCTTCGTCCGGCTGGACATGGAGGACTCCTCTTGCACGGACGAGACGCTCGAGATCCACCGCCGGCTGAGGGAACGCTTCTCGAATGTCGGCGTCGTCATCCAGTCGATGCTTCGCCGGAGCCTGAAGGACACCGAGCGCCTGGCCAAGAGCGGAGCGAACATCAGGCTCTGCAAGGGAATCTATGTCGAGCCGCGGGCGGTCGCCTACCAGGACCGCGAGATCATCAACCGTAGCTTCATCGCCTGCCTCGATGTCCTCCTGCGGGCCGACTGCTATGTCGGCATCGCCACCCACGATGAGAGGCTTGTCTTCGAGGCGCTGAGGCTGATCCAACGCCACGGGGTCCGGCGCGACAGATACGAGTTCCAGATGCTCCTCGGGGTCGACGTCGACCTGAGGAAGATCCTGATCGACGGCGGCGAGCGGCTCCGCGTCTATGTCCCCTTCGGCGAG